In Gammaproteobacteria bacterium, the DNA window GTGGTCTTTGTTAGGAACGTGGCCGAGCCTCTAGCACCAAATACTGTCGATGATGCGCCGCTACCGAACGCCGCGCCCGCGTCTGCTCCCCGACCGTGTTGAAGCAAGATCAATCCGATCAGACAGCACGCGAGCACTACATTAACGACGACTAAAACCGTGAGGATAAACATTCAAAACTACTCCGCTGCGCGGCAGATAGAGAGAAACTCTTCGGCGTCAAGCGATGCGCCACCGATCAATCCACCATCTACATTCGCCTGCTCGAAAAGGGAATCTGCATTGGCGGCGTTGACGCTGCCACCGTAGAGTATCCGGAGATTTTCCGCAACGTCCGAGTTCGCTCGAGCCAACCTTTCCCGAATAAAGGCGTGCATGATTTCCGCTTCATTTGGTGTCGCCGTCTTTCCGGTACCGATAGCCCACACAGGTTCATAAGCAATAACGGCATGCCGAAAGGCGTCGACTTTTAAAGGCTCGAGCACGGCATCCAACTGACGGGCCACGATCCCTTCCTTGAGCCCTGACTCCCGCTCTTCCAAGCGCTCACCGACACAAAGAATCGGTGTAAGACCTGCGCGTTGAGCGGCGGCAAACTTCTTCATCACCACCTCATCGGTCTCTCCAAAAAGCAATCTCCGCTCGGAATGGCCGACGATCACATATGTGCAATTATAATCTTTGAGCATTTCAGCGGACACCTCACCCGTGAAGGCGCCAGCTTGCTCATGGAAAATGTTCTGTG includes these proteins:
- the tpiA gene encoding triose-phosphate isomerase, with protein sequence MDGIKEGMASVKKTDAAVCPPFIYLQEVSERLVGTEIALGAQNIFHEQAGAFTGEVSAEMLKDYNCTYVIVGHSERRLLFGETDEVVMKKFAAAQRAGLTPILCVGERLEERESGLKEGIVARQLDAVLEPLKVDAFRHAVIAYEPVWAIGTGKTATPNEAEIMHAFIRERLARANSDVAENLRILYGGSVNAANADSLFEQANVDGGLIGGASLDAEEFLSICRAAE